The window CCTTTACCATTGTCACCAACCAGGGCAATGATTTGCGTTCAAAAACCGCTGAAATCATTCAACGTCGCCTCAAAGAGGTTGGCGTCAGTGTCGAAATTCGCGTCGTCGAGTGGGCGACGTTCCTGAAGGAATTCATCTTCCCGGGGAACTTCGATGCCACAATTCTCGGTTGGAGTGGCGGACCGGAGCCTGATCAGTATAATATCTGGCACTCAAGTAAAACAGCGCCGCGTGAGCTCAACTTCGTCAAGTTCAGTAACCAGGAAGTTGATGAGTTGCTGGAGACGGGGAGAAGGACCTTCGATCAGGAAGAGCGTAAGCTAATCTACGATCGTTTCCAGGAGATTCTTGCTGAGGAGCAGCCTTATACTTTCCTCTATGTGGGCGAGGCTTTGCCGGCCGTTGCCAATCGGATCCGTGGTATAGAACCTTCTCCCGCGGGGATCAGCCATAACTTTAATTATTGGTGGGTGCCCAAAAGCGAACAGAAGTATACTCGTTAGGGATAAACATCGGCACGAGGAACGAGGTGCGAGGTATGCGAAAGTCAAAGGCTTCAGATTCCCCTCGGACCTCGTCACGCGTACCTCTTACCAATTGTAGAATGTTTAATTTCAGTAGAAGAGAACAACTCTAAAGCCATGCTCATTTATCTCACTAAAAGGTTGTTTATGATGATCCCCCTGCTGATCGGCATCACGCTGATCAGCTTCGTGGTCATCCATTTGGCGCCTGGCGAGCCGACTGACATGCAGACTGATCTCAACCCTAAATCCAGTGTTGAGATGCGTGATCGGTTGCGAGAGCGTTATAACCTTGATAAGCCTCTTTATGTGCAATACGGCCTCTGGTTGAAGCAGGTCGCAACGCTCGACTTCGGTGAGTCTTTCGCCCAGGACCATCGTCCTGTGTTGGAGAAGGTCGGAGAGCGCATGCCGATCACCATCCTCATCAATGTTCTCTCAATAGCGGTCATCCTGGTGGTTGCGGTGCCGATAGGGATTCTCTCCGCCGTGCGTCGTAACAGCATGTTTGATCGCAGTACGACTGTGTTTGTTTTTCTCGGCTTCGCCATGCCTTCTTTCTGGCTGGCGCTGCTCCTCATGGATTACCTGGGAGTTCGGTTAGGGCTCTTTCCGGTCGCAGGGCTCAAATCGATCGGCTACGATTACATGAGCTCCGGCAGGCAGGTCTGGGACATGGCTCACCACCTGATCCTGCCTGTGTTTGTCTCGGCGTTCGGTGGCCTGGCCGGCTTCTCCCGTTATATGCGCTCCAACATGCTTGAAGTAATAAGACAGGATTACATTCTTACCGCCCGTGCCAAGGGTTTGTCGGAAAGAGTTGTCATCTACAAGCATGCCTTGAGAAACGCCCTGTTGCCGGTCATTACAATCCTCGGTCTTTCCGTGCCAGGCCTGATCGGCGGTAGCGTTATCTTCGAAACCATCTTTGCCATCCCCGGCATGGGAAAGCTTTTCTACGATGGTGTCCTGATGCGTGATTACCCATTGATTATGGGCATCCTGGTGATTGGTGCCGTTCTTACCCTGATCGGTAATTTGCTGGCGGATATCAGTTATGCTCTGGCTGACCCACGAATTCGCAAGGGCTGAGCGACTTAATTTTTCTTGCTGGAAGCCCGCAAGTATTTTTTGTTGGCAAAGGTAGCCAAAAAGGTAATGTATTGCGCAGGAACATAGTTCTTCATGTGCTACCTCCTATAGCAAAACTCACAAACTCTTTGCCCCGCAGCTCACTCCTGACTGTGGGGCTTTTTTTGCCCAATCTCTGTGGTTTTGAATTATCTACCGCTAGATTCAGCTTGCAGCCTGCCTTGTTCTGTATCCACTCCGACAAGGAGCAGGATCCCAACAACAAAAAAGCCGGCCAAAGCGAGAATGGCGATTCGATTCGAGCCGGTCAACTCGATAAGAAGGGCAAAGGTGAGAGGGCCAAAAATAGAAGCAAACTTTGAACTGATTGCATAGAAGCCAAAGAATTCAGCGCTTCGAGCTTTAGGCACCATGCTTGAGAAAAGTGAACGGCTGAGAGCCTGGCTACCCCCAAGCACAATTGCAACAGCGAAGCCGAGAAGCCAGAATTCTGTAGCACTCTTCATAACTGAAGCGTAAACAGTGATCGCAGTAAAGAGCATGAGGCTGATCAGTATTGCCCGCTTGGTGTTCAAATGACTGGACAGACGTGAGAAGAGCAGAGCCCCGGGCATAGCGACAAACTGGATCATCAGAAAACAACCGAAAATCGTTCCTGTCCCTAAACCGAGTTCTTCACGGGCGAAGATGGCCGAGACAGCGATGATGGTCTGGATGCCGTCATTGTAAAGCAGGAAAGCGATCAGAAAACGGCCAAGATGTTTATACTGACGCAGATCGGCGAAGGTTCTCAGGTAATCACGTGGAGTGCGCAGCGCATGACGTGCGTGTGAAGTGACAGCTACACTTTTCAACCAGCTGAAGGCGGGGAGGGCAAAAGCCAGCCACCAGACACCAGTGAGAAGAAAGCCCAACCGGGTCGCGCTGCCCTGGTCGGGTATGCCGAACCATGCATGCTTCTGGATCATCAGAAAGACGATCAGCAGCATCAAGCCGCCGCCGATGTAGCCGAGAGCAAAGCCGCGCGCGGAAAGTTGATCAGCTTCATGCCCGGTGGCCAGGTCAGGCAGGTAGGCGTTGTAAAAGATGTTGCCGGCTGCGAAGCCGATGTTGGCGAGGATGAAGAGACCCGCTGCGAGTAAATACTGCCCCGGGCCGGCAAAGAAGAGGCCACAGGTGGCAAGCGAGCCGAGCAGGCAGAAGATGATCAGCAGGCGTCTACGCCAGCCTCTCCGGTCGGCCAGATTGCCCAGGCCGGGGGCAGAGATGGCAACAATCGCCATAGACAATGAGACGACATAACCCCAGAGGGCTGTTGCAGGAATCGGTTGAGAACTCCAGAAGAGATTTACCCCCCGGGCAGGGACGAGACTTGCAAAATAGACCGGCAGGACCGCGGCCAGAACGACTGTGGCAAATGCCGAGTTCGCCCAGTCGTAGAGACACCAGCCCAGTTTTGCTTTCTGTTCGCTATGTTGGCTCAAGCTGTTCCCTCTTGATATTTAAGGAAGGGACCTTTTATGGGAAAACTTGGTAAAAGCGTAACGCAAGGACGCAAAATTTATAGTGACACTAGTAAAATAGATCCTGGTTGCGGACTCATAGCTTATTCTTTGCGTCTTGCCTCGTTTTTCCCGGCGCCATTGCGTTAAAGGTTTTAATTGTTCTCCTCGTCCCCCGTCTTTCGTCCCGAGATCGTAAGATAAGCACAACCCTCGGGCAGCCAGTCGGCTTTTTCAACAATTTCAGGGGTTAGCTTGACGCAACCTTCTCCGACTTCGAGGCGTTTGTCGTAAACGCGACATTCTCGGCTGACGATGTCGAGGTGCCGGCAGGGTGTCTTCGT of the Deltaproteobacteria bacterium IMCC39524 genome contains:
- a CDS encoding MFS transporter, producing MSQHSEQKAKLGWCLYDWANSAFATVVLAAVLPVYFASLVPARGVNLFWSSQPIPATALWGYVVSLSMAIVAISAPGLGNLADRRGWRRRLLIIFCLLGSLATCGLFFAGPGQYLLAAGLFILANIGFAAGNIFYNAYLPDLATGHEADQLSARGFALGYIGGGLMLLIVFLMIQKHAWFGIPDQGSATRLGFLLTGVWWLAFALPAFSWLKSVAVTSHARHALRTPRDYLRTFADLRQYKHLGRFLIAFLLYNDGIQTIIAVSAIFAREELGLGTGTIFGCFLMIQFVAMPGALLFSRLSSHLNTKRAILISLMLFTAITVYASVMKSATEFWLLGFAVAIVLGGSQALSRSLFSSMVPKARSAEFFGFYAISSKFASIFGPLTFALLIELTGSNRIAILALAGFFVVGILLLVGVDTEQGRLQAESSGR
- a CDS encoding ABC transporter permease, which gives rise to MLIYLTKRLFMMIPLLIGITLISFVVIHLAPGEPTDMQTDLNPKSSVEMRDRLRERYNLDKPLYVQYGLWLKQVATLDFGESFAQDHRPVLEKVGERMPITILINVLSIAVILVVAVPIGILSAVRRNSMFDRSTTVFVFLGFAMPSFWLALLLMDYLGVRLGLFPVAGLKSIGYDYMSSGRQVWDMAHHLILPVFVSAFGGLAGFSRYMRSNMLEVIRQDYILTARAKGLSERVVIYKHALRNALLPVITILGLSVPGLIGGSVIFETIFAIPGMGKLFYDGVLMRDYPLIMGILVIGAVLTLIGNLLADISYALADPRIRKG